The sequence below is a genomic window from Leucoraja erinacea ecotype New England chromosome 10, Leri_hhj_1, whole genome shotgun sequence.
ACTTTTCCCACGGATAAGCATTACAAATGGTTAAATGTCATTCGATACTGCAATCTTGCCCATTTCTTTTGTATCCAACCTTAGTACTGTCAAGAAAAAAAGGCAAATAATTTCGCCATTTAATATAATAACCAAGATCCCAACTACACAATTAGCCTTGTACTAGTCTCGAGATTTACAATTTATTTACTTATTGATTCGAATCGTTCAGCTATCTCAGCACAAGATAATGGGATAATTTTAAGGTAATTCGTAGGATCCATCGACTTGATCAGAAATGTTAAATGACCAAAACACATTACTTTTAATACTTTGGATGAAAAAAAAGACTGCATTGTTAAAGAgaaacacactagggataataacGAGAAATCTCAACACAGGAACAAAGctttaaataaaaacagaggCGTCGGCCTTTGCATTGGGTCGCCACAAGCCGGCCGGTCGGCCCTACCTTTGGATAAGTGTGCAGCGTGTAAGTCATTTCGCAGGATTTCTGACACGATGCCGTGTCTCCCAAAACCGCCTCGAAGGCATCGGAAGCCAACGACGCCGCGATGAAGGAGTACACGATAAATGCGGCCAGCAGGGCAAGGCGCCGAGGGGAGCCGCGCCGAGAACACCCGCCCTCCAGCTCCGCCATCttccctctgtctgtctgtctgtctgtctgtttgttgTCATCCCCGGCGCTTCCACGCCCCGCCCCGCCGCGCCGCGCCTGCGCACACTCATCCTACTCAATGTTCACTTCTTCAACACAATCTCTAACCTTATATATAATCCTTAGCGACGTACTAAACACACATACGCGCCATCATAGTTCATTTTAgatgtaaatgttttttttaaattctgcaaatttACCAGAAGCGGCTGGCGCAAGGGCGTCTGGGAGTTGTAGTCCAACAGCACACTCACCCCACTTCCTCAACACAACTTCAATCCTAGAtaaaaccaaagattatagagcagggCTCCTCTAATATCTTTGGATATAACCTTTCACGACGTACTAAACACACATGCGCCATCAAAAATGTTCGTTTTAGATGTAAATGTCATTGTTTATTTAAACGCTGCTCAGTTACCGGAAGCTGCTGGCGCAAGGGtggctgggagttgtagtcccgAGTGGTCCACGGTTCCTTTGGTTCCCAGCGGCGAGGGTCGCCAGGAAAGGCAGCGTCTGCGCCGGGGGCGGGTTCATTCACTTTTATTCGTTTACAGAGAAGGCTGTGGGTCGGCGTTTTCCTCCCATGGACCGGTTCGTAGTGCGGGGCTGCGAGGCGGGCCCAGCACAGCCCCAGAGCAAGGTTTACCACCAGGCCACCCTGGAGTCGTTGAAGGTAAAGTCGGCTCCACTGTCAACGGTGGTGGTTCCCCCGAGGTCATTTCAAGCTGTGACTGAGGACATTTAGGATAATTCTCTTGTTTACTATTTGACGTTCTGTCCTGTGGTTCCCTAGTAAATCTTTGCTCATTTATCTGTCACTGAGGACATttcggaacagcacctcatatttcgcttgggcagctaacaccccagcggtatgaatattaatttatctaatttcaagtaaccctctctctccaccccttcccagttctccgaccagtctgaatgATTACAATGATCACCCTAATTACATTGTATCTTTGCTTTGTTGtcagtagtaggcccccctcagtcactgaccaaagatccagctataggatctttggtcatgactgaccatgggtgatgcatcctagtcggatgcaagcctgggcgatgtcatatggaggacaggctgttgtcaatcaatagtctatttaattgtcatttggacccctggaggtccaaatgaaatgccgtttctgcagccatacattacacacaaatagaccccagacacaacataatttacattttacataaacatccatcacatagctgtgatggaaggccaaaaaaacttatctctccactgcactctctcccccccccccccccccccccccccgcccccccccccgatgtcagagtcaaagtcaaagcccccagctggcgatggcgattgtcccgcggccattaaagccacgccgggtggtgcgaggtcgcacaccgggtcttggtgttagagaccccggtgtgcgctcgcagagtcccgcggccattccaagccgcgcggggcagtgatgtaggccccgctccaggagctcttcgaccccgcaactcgggcgggagaagtcgccgttgcaggagccctgaaaagcggtctccctccagggacccgcgggctcccggtgccgccgtccgcagacccgcagtagcagcctctgcatcagcagcagcagcggcagcaggcagcggcagcgctcctccaccgctccacccgctccggtctcggccagctccgcgacggtgaggtgagtcggcaccagagtccccggcttcttctgttggaggctgctcctcgttgcagccccaacgacaactgagacccgagagaaaaggtcgggtctccagtgcagggagagatttaaaagtttccccctccctcccacacacacaccccaacataaaataacaaaaactacatataaacatagacaaaaaataataaaaacgcggacaggctgcagaggccactgctgaccagagttgcgccgcctaccgggttgcccatgcagcaccaaaggaacagcagggccgttacagtttagcAGCAGcgctgtcgcaggagctgccagagcgaggttgtagacaacaacgaactgccttaggggctccaactacggattttcttgaggtttactcctggagccttttccatggctggatatggccacaaggcagtagaGGTTTTAAATCGGAGTTTTCCCTcttctagatggactgccttcccaggctgatgagccccatctgcccgagactcgaaGGGGCGGTGCCTTcccatgcaggtctatagcacctgcccactgccacaGAATAACAATGAGCtagtccacattttccttgacctgcaTCCCTTTTAATGTCTGTTTTtttacaccttacacttccttatctctgtgtctccctgactctcagtctgaagcaaagatactagatttggtctgaagaagagtctcgacctgaaaagccacccattccttccctccagagatgctacctggcccgctgagtaactgcagcattttgtatctatctttggtgtaaaccagcatctgtggttccttcccacacatttaggAGATTTCTCTGTTTACTATCTAGAGTTATGTCCTGCCAATATTTCCTAGTTAATCTTTATTAATTTATAACAAcatcatttggaatattgcatgtagttctggtcgTCCTGTTACAGGAAAGTTGTGGACATTGTGCAGAAGAAAGAGATGggtcagaatgctgcctgtattTGATGGTTTCAacttcagggagaggttggatagacatggattgttttctttggatcgTCAGTGGTTGCGGGAAGGCtttatggaagtatataaaattatgagaggtatagatagagtagacaatcCCAGctattttcccaggatggaaatgtgccaacactagagggcagagctataaagtgagaggggggggggggggggggggggggggggggggggggggggggggggggatggatgtaatggagatgtgtgtttttacacagaatggtggtagaggcagatacatagTGGCCTTTATGAGGCTTTTTGATAGGTgcatggaagtgcagagaataaAGTGATGTGGATaaagtacaggcagatgagatctgttTAATTTGGCTTGACAGGAAATGAAACGTCAGTGCAAAGTGCCCATTCCTGTTCTGTCTGTTCTATGACATAGAATTTAGTCCCATGGGAGAAGAAAGTCCTGTTCCTCTGCTGCGTTGTTTATGGGATTATGTTCACATCCAACGCAGCAATTTAATCCGTTCAATTCCCTAAGGACCCGCAACGTATTCCATTTCACATATTTCCTTTTGTTTCTTATGCGACTCGTCTATtgctaaaaaaaatatttgcactAGCTGGTTAATCTATCAGGAAATTTTGGGGATTTGGGAGAGAACCAGAGTAGACGAatttgcaaactcaacacagcacCGAAGAGCAGGGTAAAACCTGGCTCGCTGGAGCTCTGTGATGTTAAATACTCCCTCTTGACTCTaattcaaaatattaaacataataTTTTTTGGACGCCTTCACAagtattgtgggctaaagggcggaacagtggcacagcagtacagttgttgccttacagcacgacGGATCCAGGTTccaccctgaccatgggtgctgactGCAGATTTCGtgcattctccatgtgactgccgggtgctctggttttttccacattccaaaggcgtgcaggtatgTCGGctgattggctactgtaaattgttccttgtgtgcaggatagaactggcaGATGGAAATTGTTGATcgccgtgggccaaagggcgtgttttcatggtgtatctctaaactaaactttaaaaaagtaCAGGTTGAGTCAACACTAACCTTTATTTTAATTCTTAAAACAGAGGGTCGTGGTGATTGAAGATATTAAGAGATTTAAATCAATATTGGAACTCCCGAATCAAACAAAGGAAAACCTAATTGAAGCATTACTGGAATTAAAGAAGAAAATACCCTCTCAGGAAGTACTTCGCTCAACAAAGATCggtaaagattattattatgccGTGGTGTTCAAGGTTGCCCTGAAGCCTATTTAGGAGGTGGAAACCTAGTTGAGAAAATTGGTGTTGCTTTCACACATTGTTTCAAtaggtaataggtgcaggagtaggccattcggcccttcgagccagctccactgtgatcatggctgatcatccacattcagtaccccgttcctgccttttcaccatatcccctgtatccgctatctttaatacaCACATTGCACAAATAATTTCATATTTTCCTCCTTTCACTCCTATTTCAGAGTTAACttccagacagaaaataatatttttgagTCGGCTTAAGCAGATCCCATTTTACCACATCCATTGTGTTAACATCAAATGAAAAGACAGATTTCTGCTCAGTGGAAGTTATGAAATTGGGGCTAAAGTGGAAGGGACCAAATGGTGCACAGCTGAAATATTTATCAAATATGGGCTAAGAGGTGAAAATAAATGTCTGCCATAGCCTTCCGGAgctcctggttgccaaccattttaattcctcttcccattcccacaccgactgTCTCCTTGGCGAGAGTGAGGCTGGAGGAACAGTACTTCTTATTCTGCCTGAATAATCTAGAACCTGgcgcatgaacattgaattctccaatttcaggcaaccTGCTCTCCCTCTGTTACTTTCTCTCTACTTTTGATCTATCCACGTCACCCATCACGTCTTTCTAattcaccccaacccccaccatcCAGTTtcttccctctatcccccacttagTCCATCTGTCCAACGCACACAGTCCTGTCGCTGCTTCCAAGGTGGGGTATGGAGGAGGAGGATGCggcagtggggggagaggagagggtgagggacaGAGCAACGGGAGACAGATGAAGAAACGTTAAATAAGGCCCTGTGACTGAGATTGCCTGCCACAAGCAGAAGATCATATTCTTTGTAGTTTGAGAATGTGCTAGTCACCCTAATTTGTTGCATCCTACTTTCACATGTCTGCCCCCCTATTTCTAGGTCATGCTGTAAATAGGATGCGGAAAAACGCAGACCCTGAAGTGGCCGAGCTTGCTAAAGTTATTTTCACAACCTGGAGAGACtatataaaagaaaataaaaataaaccatcCATAGAAGTGCGATGTGATTCTAAGACTGAGAGATTCAGGAATAATGCTCGAAAACTGTTCGCCAAAGTCTTGGAACTGGAGGTAATTTTTTCTTAATGCTGAGAAAGCTTTTGACTTCAgaagcacggtgacacagcggtagagttgctgccttacagcgcttgcagcaccggagactcgggttcgaccccgactacggatgctgtccatatggagtttgtacgttctccttgagaccagcgtgggttttctctgagatcttcggtttcctctcacactctaaaccttgtaggtaaattggcttggtacgtgtaaattgtccctagtttgtgtgggatagtgttaatgtgcggggatcgctggtcggtgtggactcggtgagccaaagggcctgtttccatgctgtatctttaaactgaattaaacttttCTTCAGAAACGGTGCCCTTATTCTGGGCGAGAGACCAGATAAATTCCTTtcacaattttgtacacctctataagatcatcctcctgcgatccaaggaatagagtccaagcctgctcaacctctccctatagcttaagccctcaagtcctggtaacatccccgtaaatcttctctgcaccctttccagcatgtCATCTttcacatggtgcccaaaactgaatacaatactttaaatgtggcctcaccaatgtcttgtataacatgacctcccaacttctatactctatactctgacAAAGGccaaagccattttgaccaccctatctaccagtgGTGCCACTTTGCAGGAGAGCACATATGAACCTTTCAAGCCAAATCTGGTACTCCATTATGGTTGTGGCAGCTACACTGATCACAATTAGCTCCACCTCTTGGTTTGgtggagagtcaagtcaagtcaagtttatttgtcacatacacatacgagatgtgcagtgaaatgaaagagagtttaaaaagtctccgtttgccctggagtttagatttaagaggatttccctgtcatactttgttagtactagggagttagaacttagaaataagttaaaaaggaacataaaagttaaaaacacacacaattttcgtggagctgccacaacggcgactggacagggccgcgccattCTCCTACCGTTGCTGCAGCAGGATTTTCCATATTTTAACATTGTAATGCATGCATGTGACAACTGTGATCTTGCTAACTTGCACAATGCTATCATCCAATGGTTCTCTCTGGAACCACTGGCTGGAGAAGGCATGATTTAGGTCATTGGTTtgtagaaataataataatatgctgGATTTATATATGTTTTGTAGATTGGACATCCTCTGATTGAAAACTTAGAACAAGAGGTTTTTCATCAGTGTTCTCGTTTGATCAATATTCCCTATCGAAGGACAATACGAACATTGATTTTTACTTTAAAACACAAGTCAGAAGTCCGAGAGTTTTTTAAAACCTACAAGTTACCAGTGAAGCAGCTTGTTGAAAATCACAAGAAATGTTGACaatttgaaaaaaagtttttacATGAATTGTGAACTTCCACAAATGTTTCCTTAAACTGTAAACTAATTTTTTAAAGTACCGGCAAATAACTAAATGTGTGCACCCTGTCATTAAATACCTACATTTGCACAGAGCTGCCACAGCATTCTGGAAATCCAATttgatcaagagtgttttatcgtcatattATGTATACAATATTGTATTGATTATATGGTTTTGTAATATAGTAACATTTTGTAATAGTAAAATTTACTTGTTCCATCTGTACAATGCATTACAATTTGTTTAACTCCTAGCAATGTATCCGTGTAtcttaattaatttatttaggaATTGGAAAAATTAGAATTCATGGGGTGGGACAGTTTTCCTTGGAGGGAAGGAGATGAAAGCTTGACCTTGTGAAAGTTTGTAAAATCATGATGGACATAGATGTGAACAATCATAGCCTTTTGCCAGAGTAAggcagtctaaaactagagggcagagatgaaaagtgCAAGGGGaaagcttttcacacagagtatgCAGAATAAGCCGTCAGAAGAAATTGTCAAGCTGACACAATTGTAATGTTTGtaacacatttggacagacagCAGAATAAAGTgggtacttcaatattatatctCATAGAGGGAAATTATTCAAGAATGTGTTAAGCCTTCTTGAATAAATGCAACATCCTCCCTGACCCTTTTGGAATTCCCTATCTACTATCACTAAAACTGGAGGAGGAACATTCAGAATAGTATTGACAAGGTTGTGTACTGGAGCCTGCAAAAGCCCTGCATAAGTGACAGACATCACAAACCTCCCAGCCTTCTGCTGAAGAGAGCAGTTCCCTCTGTCACTTCACTTTAAACTATAGTGATGGTCTTCAACTCAAAATGATGGTAAAGTTTGTTTCTGATGGACCAACCTATTATACTGCAAAGTACTGACTCAACAAAAGGCTGTGTATGGAGTAACAGGATGAAGAttcctttctgctttctgtaAATAATTGATTTTGGAGGTAACTTGAAGACTAGACTGTTTTCAACTTAATGTACTTTCTACGTCCACAATATATTGATTACTTTTCACTATATATGCCTGAATTTGATACATCCTCAATTTAAGAAGCTGTTTAGTTTACATATGAACATAGCTGGAGTTATAGATGATGTCCTTGTCCAGCGAGGGGAAGATTCAGAATTGATATGATTCCTGCCAATAAATTGTGCCTTGTATTCAACATTGATTTGTCCTCCTAATGGCACAGGCTTAAAGTGCTCAATAGTTTGCTACTATTCCcattatttcatttttattatcATTAAAGGGAATTGACAAAGTCAATATAGAAAAGGCCAAGTTATTCGAGCCTTTCAGGAGTGAAGATAGTAA
It includes:
- the tceanc2 gene encoding transcription elongation factor A N-terminal and central domain-containing protein 2; its protein translation is MDRFVVRGCEAGPAQPQSKVYHQATLESLKRVVVIEDIKRFKSILELPNQTKENLIEALLELKKKIPSQEVLRSTKIGHAVNRMRKNADPEVAELAKVIFTTWRDYIKENKNKPSIEVRCDSKTERFRNNARKLFAKVLELEIGHPLIENLEQEVFHQCSRLINIPYRRTIRTLIFTLKHKSEVREFFKTYKLPVKQLVENHKKC